In Ruminiclostridium papyrosolvens DSM 2782, the following proteins share a genomic window:
- a CDS encoding beta-ketoacyl synthase N-terminal-like domain-containing protein: protein MRNYNQPELLITGIGITSAIGQGKTAFVSALMQGQHAFGVMQRPGRQKGTSFLGAEIPSLVFSDRLSKQLLRTASFCGQVAMNTLNEAWEEAKLDDIDPGRIGLVIGGSNLQQRTLVKTYETYAERTQFIRPAYGIYFMDTDLCGICTEQFGIQGFAYTVGGASASGQMAIIQAAQALQTGQIDICIALGALMDLSYWECQALRALGAMGTDRYANEPANACRPFDKNRDGFIYGESCGAVVIERADSAMRRHVSPYAKISGWAVGMDKNRNPNPSYEGEVQVIKKALEHAQLSAKDIDYINPHGTGSVIGDEIELKAIRDCALSHAYINATKSITGHGLSAAGTVEVIATLLQMKETRLHPSRNLQEPIHPLFNWVQGQSVLHAIENALSLSMGFGGINTSICLKRV, encoded by the coding sequence ATGAGAAATTACAATCAACCGGAACTGCTCATAACGGGTATAGGTATCACTTCGGCCATTGGGCAAGGGAAAACCGCCTTCGTCTCGGCATTGATGCAAGGACAGCATGCTTTTGGAGTGATGCAGCGTCCTGGCAGGCAGAAAGGAACCTCATTTTTGGGTGCAGAGATTCCTTCATTAGTCTTTTCTGACCGTCTTTCAAAACAATTATTACGTACAGCATCTTTTTGCGGACAGGTGGCCATGAATACTCTCAATGAAGCTTGGGAAGAAGCGAAGCTGGATGACATTGATCCTGGTCGCATCGGGCTGGTGATTGGCGGCTCCAACCTTCAGCAGCGAACATTAGTCAAAACTTATGAGACTTATGCAGAACGAACTCAATTTATACGGCCAGCCTACGGAATATATTTTATGGATACCGATTTATGCGGTATCTGTACAGAGCAATTTGGAATTCAGGGATTCGCGTATACTGTGGGAGGCGCTTCCGCCAGTGGCCAAATGGCAATTATTCAGGCGGCTCAAGCGCTACAGACGGGTCAGATTGATATCTGCATAGCTTTAGGAGCCCTAATGGACCTCTCATACTGGGAATGCCAGGCACTGCGAGCTTTAGGAGCAATGGGGACTGATCGATATGCCAATGAACCTGCAAATGCTTGCCGTCCCTTTGACAAGAATCGGGACGGGTTTATTTACGGAGAGTCTTGCGGTGCGGTTGTGATAGAACGAGCCGATTCTGCCATGAGGCGCCATGTGAGTCCCTACGCAAAAATATCAGGCTGGGCCGTGGGGATGGATAAAAACCGGAATCCAAATCCTTCATATGAAGGAGAGGTGCAGGTAATTAAAAAAGCATTGGAACATGCACAACTATCAGCTAAAGATATTGATTATATCAATCCCCACGGGACAGGGTCGGTGATTGGAGATGAGATAGAATTAAAGGCAATTCGTGATTGCGCGCTCTCACACGCCTATATCAATGCGACCAAGTCGATTACCGGCCATGGTTTGAGTGCGGCAGGGACTGTGGAAGTCATTGCAACTCTTTTACAAATGAAAGAGACACGGCTTCACCCTTCAAGAAACCTGCAAGAACCTATACACCCCTTGTTCAACTGGGTACAGGGTCAATCAGTTTTGCACGCAATTGAAAATGCATTAAGCTTAAGTATGGGGTTTGGTGGAATCAACACTTCAATTTGTTTGAAAAGAGTATAA
- a CDS encoding beta-ketoacyl synthase N-terminal-like domain-containing protein, with protein sequence MKKKYNLTLTIEHPIIKNHMVFEQNLLPGLAYIDMLYQLAQDGLGMDYDKHSLKHLTIYNPLIVEKDRPVRLEILFNKVSDYWNITVQGTETDSHGKSLPEKLYITAKFYEEKICFEEQIDIEAMKEAVRRRLNLDVLYEEARKLGLVHQGMIKAKGNVYLAGPICLVEVNVDDACHDKGKKVLFHPALIDGAAIAAGAIENNTNTGNNEDLYIPLYYESFSCIEPLDTRCYAVVRSESLNKVNDVRTMDISFFTTAGKQVAQLKGITGKKIRFREQIKPVVKTESVSYNIQENPVLPEISPQHQIETASKHMEAILRKIFSSYINQAASQIDINRNFFEIGLESSQLLSIVKEIENSFNLSLSPILLFENNNIRELIDSIKTKVEESGCSHYEPVKKTDNKSVYTEESLLLKQKGTESRDIAIIGLSGRYPGARNIQELWSTLKEGRDCIAEIPEDRWDHSLYFDEDKSRAGKTYCRWGGFLDDVDNFDPLFFNISPREAEIMDPMDRLFLETVWNLLENAGYTREALQRQYQSSVGVYVGAMYQQYHFLKTDIIRESAISLSSYSTIANRVSYFFNLQGPSIAIDTACSSSAIAIHMACESLTNGDCKLAIAGGVNLSIHPKKYLGLSLTQMIGSHYNSRSFGDGDGFLPAEGVGAVLLKPLTKAINDGDSILAVIKSTATNHGGHASGFNVPNPNAQAQLIENNFIKSGIDPRTISYVEAAANGSALGDPIEIAALNKAFQKFTCDRQFCAIGSVKSNIGHAEAASGISQLTKVILQLQHKQLVPSIKAEPLNSNICFQNTPFYLQQELQEWKRPVVEVDGEKCEFPLRTAISSFGAGGSNAHLIIEEYIPAQKGVNNIHYSASLPQMVVFSAKNQNQLVSVIQQMLDFLELRKDISILDIAYTLLAGREAMESRLAMVVSSREELIQGMKGYLDKEKEACIPTFTGDMEENSKIRGLFSGKLGETLVQKLLEEKDLEKIALYWTQGGYFPLESLYEGQQVLKIPLPTYPFEKRRCWIQSSMESGLNIESDMSLYNSTSAAELHASLPDRVIVIITRLLGLTVNEFNTNASLDKYGIDSIVFMSIFQQLKSQVDSSITFEKLRECKTTQDIINILPTQNLDKRMSSGQQARNSAPATWPQFPELIHLNQSTEGRAVFWFHGGLGGVEIYHTIAHKIQRPFYGIQARGGIANRSPLYGIQAMASYYVHIIQSVQPEGPYDLGGYSLGGNLAYEVTRQLQELGQMVHTIVMLDSIDSTGLKKINLCEKTMILQAVNTALVSANLEEPEKIAQVLIHKDEVNPNVDDEEFFKQVIMLARSRGLDNTEAQLYDKVQQNKKIQDAYEASRFRILALPDSKSVTCYYFRNKSGLLLGELEPYYSIEDDDYTLDHVNYWEEWKQQFPNLHMMDVDSSNHMTLLMDSKPLGVILDLCEKLYSGK encoded by the coding sequence ATGAAAAAGAAGTATAACTTGACTTTAACCATAGAGCATCCGATAATCAAAAACCATATGGTTTTTGAACAAAATTTACTGCCGGGATTGGCCTATATTGATATGCTGTATCAATTAGCACAAGATGGCTTGGGAATGGATTATGACAAGCATAGTTTGAAGCATTTGACTATTTACAATCCATTGATTGTGGAAAAAGACCGGCCGGTAAGGCTTGAAATCTTGTTTAACAAGGTATCTGATTATTGGAATATCACCGTACAAGGTACGGAAACAGATAGTCATGGTAAATCATTGCCGGAAAAGCTGTATATCACGGCTAAATTTTATGAAGAAAAAATATGTTTTGAGGAACAAATAGATATTGAAGCTATGAAAGAAGCAGTCAGGCGACGTTTGAATTTAGACGTTTTGTATGAAGAAGCGAGGAAACTAGGCTTGGTTCATCAGGGGATGATCAAGGCTAAAGGAAATGTCTATCTGGCAGGCCCCATTTGTTTGGTTGAAGTAAATGTGGATGATGCTTGCCATGATAAAGGTAAAAAAGTCCTTTTCCATCCAGCTCTTATAGATGGTGCTGCAATTGCAGCGGGTGCCATTGAAAACAACACCAATACCGGGAATAATGAAGATCTTTACATACCGTTATATTATGAATCGTTCTCTTGCATAGAACCTTTGGATACCCGTTGCTATGCTGTGGTGAGATCAGAATCACTTAATAAGGTTAACGATGTTCGCACAATGGATATATCATTTTTTACCACAGCCGGAAAACAAGTTGCACAGTTAAAGGGGATAACTGGAAAAAAGATACGGTTTAGAGAACAAATCAAACCGGTAGTCAAAACGGAAAGTGTTTCGTACAATATTCAAGAAAATCCTGTTTTACCTGAAATATCTCCTCAACACCAAATTGAGACAGCATCAAAGCATATGGAAGCCATTTTGCGAAAAATCTTTTCAAGCTACATCAATCAGGCAGCTTCACAGATTGACATAAATAGAAACTTCTTTGAAATCGGTCTGGAATCATCTCAGTTATTGTCTATAGTGAAAGAAATTGAAAACTCTTTTAACCTATCCTTAAGCCCCATATTATTGTTTGAAAACAATAATATAAGAGAGTTAATCGATTCAATAAAAACAAAGGTCGAAGAAAGCGGCTGTTCTCATTATGAACCTGTTAAAAAAACAGACAACAAGTCAGTGTATACGGAAGAAAGCCTGTTATTAAAACAAAAGGGAACAGAATCTCGGGACATCGCTATAATCGGTCTCTCTGGACGTTACCCTGGGGCAAGAAACATCCAGGAGCTATGGAGCACCCTAAAAGAGGGCAGGGATTGTATTGCCGAAATTCCTGAAGACCGCTGGGATCATAGCCTATATTTCGATGAGGATAAGAGCAGAGCGGGAAAGACTTACTGCAGGTGGGGAGGCTTTTTAGATGATGTGGATAATTTTGATCCGCTGTTCTTCAATATCTCACCGCGGGAAGCAGAAATAATGGATCCTATGGATCGACTCTTTTTGGAAACTGTTTGGAATTTGCTTGAAAATGCAGGATATACACGAGAAGCTTTGCAACGCCAATATCAATCCAGCGTTGGGGTTTATGTCGGCGCAATGTATCAGCAATATCATTTTTTAAAAACAGATATTATTAGAGAATCAGCCATTTCTTTATCTTCCTATAGCACTATTGCGAATCGAGTTTCTTACTTTTTTAATCTTCAGGGACCCAGTATAGCTATTGATACTGCTTGTTCTTCTTCTGCCATTGCAATTCATATGGCTTGCGAAAGCTTGACGAATGGAGATTGTAAGCTGGCAATCGCAGGAGGGGTAAATCTCTCAATCCATCCGAAAAAATACCTGGGACTAAGCCTGACTCAAATGATTGGTTCCCATTATAACAGCAGAAGCTTTGGAGACGGGGATGGATTTCTTCCTGCAGAAGGTGTTGGTGCGGTTTTATTAAAACCACTCACTAAAGCAATCAATGACGGGGATTCCATTCTTGCAGTTATTAAATCGACAGCAACTAATCATGGGGGGCACGCCAGTGGATTCAATGTACCCAATCCTAATGCACAAGCACAGTTAATCGAAAACAATTTTATAAAATCCGGGATTGACCCTCGGACTATCAGTTATGTTGAAGCGGCCGCCAATGGATCTGCTTTGGGAGATCCAATTGAAATTGCAGCATTGAATAAAGCCTTTCAGAAATTCACGTGTGATCGGCAGTTTTGTGCAATTGGGTCAGTAAAATCCAATATTGGGCATGCTGAAGCGGCTTCGGGAATCTCCCAGCTTACTAAAGTTATTTTACAATTACAACACAAACAACTGGTTCCATCAATAAAAGCAGAACCTCTGAATTCCAATATATGCTTTCAAAATACCCCTTTTTACTTGCAACAAGAACTTCAAGAATGGAAACGGCCTGTGGTAGAGGTTGATGGAGAAAAATGTGAGTTTCCTCTGCGCACAGCTATTAGTTCGTTTGGGGCAGGAGGATCAAATGCACATTTGATTATCGAAGAATACATCCCTGCTCAAAAAGGGGTGAATAATATCCATTATTCTGCAAGCTTACCCCAGATGGTAGTGTTTTCTGCTAAAAACCAAAATCAATTAGTGTCAGTAATCCAACAAATGCTTGACTTTTTGGAACTTCGAAAGGATATTTCTATATTGGATATTGCTTATACGCTCTTGGCAGGGCGAGAAGCGATGGAGTCCCGTTTGGCAATGGTAGTCAGCAGCCGCGAAGAGTTGATCCAGGGTATGAAGGGGTATCTTGACAAAGAGAAAGAAGCTTGCATACCAACTTTTACAGGAGATATGGAAGAGAACTCGAAAATTAGGGGCCTGTTTTCCGGTAAATTAGGGGAGACACTGGTTCAAAAGCTGTTGGAAGAAAAAGACCTGGAGAAAATCGCCCTCTATTGGACTCAGGGAGGTTATTTTCCACTGGAATCACTTTATGAGGGACAACAAGTCCTCAAGATTCCCTTGCCAACCTATCCTTTTGAGAAACGGCGCTGTTGGATTCAGTCTTCGATGGAATCTGGATTGAATATAGAATCTGATATGTCATTGTATAATAGCACCAGCGCTGCCGAATTACATGCCTCACTGCCAGACCGGGTAATTGTTATTATAACCCGTTTGCTGGGATTGACAGTTAACGAATTTAACACAAATGCATCATTGGATAAGTATGGTATTGATTCAATTGTTTTCATGTCAATTTTCCAACAATTGAAATCTCAGGTAGATTCGTCAATCACTTTTGAAAAATTGCGGGAATGTAAAACAACGCAAGATATTATAAATATCTTACCGACACAGAATTTAGACAAACGTATGTCGTCGGGACAACAAGCCAGGAATTCAGCTCCCGCCACCTGGCCTCAATTTCCCGAGCTTATTCATCTCAATCAGAGTACTGAAGGACGAGCCGTATTTTGGTTTCATGGAGGCTTGGGCGGAGTGGAAATATATCATACAATTGCTCACAAGATTCAACGGCCTTTTTATGGTATTCAAGCGCGAGGGGGGATTGCCAACCGGTCTCCTTTATATGGAATTCAGGCCATGGCCTCTTACTATGTTCATATTATCCAGTCTGTTCAACCGGAGGGACCTTACGATTTAGGTGGATATTCTTTAGGTGGGAATTTGGCATATGAAGTCACGCGTCAGTTGCAAGAGCTGGGACAAATGGTCCATACGATTGTAATGTTGGATTCAATAGATAGTACCGGACTCAAAAAAATAAATTTATGTGAAAAAACTATGATTTTACAAGCAGTTAACACAGCGTTGGTTTCTGCGAATTTAGAAGAACCGGAAAAAATTGCCCAAGTATTGATTCATAAGGATGAAGTAAACCCAAATGTAGATGATGAAGAGTTTTTTAAGCAGGTAATTATGCTTGCCAGGTCACGTGGATTAGACAATACAGAAGCTCAGTTATATGATAAGGTTCAGCAAAATAAAAAAATTCAAGATGCTTACGAAGCGAGTCGTTTTCGCATTTTAGCATTACCTGATTCCAAATCGGTAACTTGTTATTATTTTCGCAATAAGAGTGGATTGCTTTTGGGAGAATTGGAACCCTACTATTCAATCGAAGACGATGATTACACACTGGATCATGTTAATTACTGGGAGGAATGGAAGCAGCAGTTTCCTAATCTTCATATGATGGATGTGGATTCTTCCAATCATATGACGCTCTTGATGGATTCCAAACCACTTGGAGTAATACTTGACTTGTGCGAAAAATTATATTCAGGGAAATAA